In Thermogemmata fonticola, the DNA window TGCTGGATCAAGTCAGCGAGGCAGATTGCGGCGTGGTGACGGGACGGGTGCGTGAATTGCTGGCCCAGTTGGCATCCCAGGACCCCACCAAGTTCGTCTTGGCCGACAGCCGGGAACGGATCGGTCTGTTCCGCCACGTCAGTCTCAAGCCCAATGAGCGGGAATGCCGCCGGGCTTGTGGTGCGGGACAGGAAACCCCGATCGAACACTGCGTCGAGCAGTTGGTCCGGAGTGGTGGGCGAACCGTCTTTTGCACTCAAGGGGAAGCAGGCATTTTGTTAGGAGAAGAGCAGGAGGGCCGTGTCCGCCTCCAGCGGGTTGCAGCTTACCCCGTCACTGGCCCGATCGATCCTGTCGGTGCAGGAGATAGCTGCTCGGCTGGGATTGTCAGCGCTGTCCTGGCGGGAGGCAACCGGGCAGCAGCGGCGGCTTTCGGGAACCTGATTGCGTCTATCACCATCCAGCAGATCGGAGTCACCGGTACGGCGACACCCCAGCAGGTCCGGCAGCGGTGGCAGATCGTAAAGTAGCTCCATGGCCCCCTCTCCCTCTACCTCCGAGTGCCCGACCCCTCCGCCCTCTGACTCTAGCGGCTGGTTCAATCGCACGGTTTGGGGAGCGGGCCTGACCAGTTTTCTCTCCGATGTCAGCTACGAAATGGCCTCGGCGATCCTGCCGGCATTCTTGCGGCTGCTGCACATTCCCCCCGAAAGCGTGGGCCTGCTTCTCGGCTGGATCGAAGGGATCGCCGATCTCAGCTCCAATGCCGTCAAGCTGATCATGGGTTGGTATTCTGACCGAATCGGCCACCGCAAGCCCTACGTGGTCGCCGGCTATACCTTGACCGGGGTCGCCTTCGTTCTGTGCGCTGTAGCAGTCAGTTGGCCCTTGGTACTGGCGGCCAAGGTGATAGGTTGGATTGGCAAAGGATTGCGCGGTCCCTTGCGCAACGCCATTTTGGCGGATGCCGTACCGCCGCAGCACGTCGGCAAAGCGTTCGGCTTCCATCGTGCCGGGGACACCTTGGGAGCCATCATCGGGCCACTATTGGGAGCCGCTCTTCTTGCCTATCTCCCGCCGGAGTGGTTCGATCAACCCGATGAACCCTACCGTTTGATTTTCCTGCTCACATTGATCCCCGGTCTGGCAGCAGCCATCGCGTTTGCCGTTCTGGTCCGTGAACAACGTTTTACTCCCCGACCGGCTTTGCGTTTCACTGCTTCCCTCCGTTCCCTACCGAAGGATTTCCGGCGTTACCTGCTGCCGGTGTTCGTGTTTGGCATTGGGGATTTCTCCCACGCCCTACTGATCCTGACCGCAGGCTTGCTGCTCACCCCGCTTTATGGCATGCCCTCGGCAGCGGTCTGGGCCGGCGTGCTTTATGCCATTCGCAACACCGCCGGGGCTTTGACTGCTTATCCGGCGGGGTGGCTAGGCGATCGCTTCGGACGCCGACGCGTCCTTGTCGCCGCTTATCTCCTAGCCGCTGCCGTCATGTTCGGATTTACGCTCCTGACCCTCAATGGCTGGACCCATCCTGTCATTCTGATTCTCCTCTTCACCCTGGCTGGTGTTTACATTGCGATGGAAGAAGCACTAGAACCTGCGATCACCGCCGATCTGGTCCGCGACCGATCTCTCCGTGGCACAGCGATGGGCGTGCTCGCTACCGTCAACGGATTGGGAGACTTCATTGCCAGCGCCGCTGTTGGAAGCTTGTTCCTACTAGGTCAACCCTATGCTTATGCGACCGCTGCTATCCTCATGTTCCTCGGCGCCGTGCTGCTCATTCCCCGTACCGGCCACGTGGAACCCCCTCCCCCTTCTTCAGATTGATGTGGCAATTTCTCGACATACCAAATCGGACCATAACACCTCCCCGCCCCATCATAACTAGTTTCTCTGACAAAGCCGCCTCCCAAAGGATACCCACACGCTTTTGGCATCCCCGCTACCTGGCAATTCTCCTGGCTTGCCGGCTTTGCCTGAAGGTCCTCCATGTGGACAAGTGATAGTCATGCGAATCAGATATGAAGGAAACTATCAATACTCGCTTTCTGCGGACGAATTCCATGATAACCCAAGCCTTTATTGAGCCAAGCGAACACGAGAGAATAAATACCCACCAGCGTACCCAAGACGTGATTCCTGAAGGCATGCCTCGGGGCAACCGGTAGCGAGTTTTGGAGGGTACAAATCATGGTGTGGTTCATCCAGCGTGATGATATCATCGAGTTTCAGGACAATCCGGAAGGATTCTGGGCGCCACAGGTCATGTCGCAGCACCCTCTGCGGCTCGAAGCGATGCGGGGCCGGCCGATCTCCATCCGCGGGAAAGGAGCGGTGTGGATGTATGCCCACGCAGGTGCGATGGCCCAAGCAGCAGGTGCGGCGTCGATCCACCTGAAGGAACTGATCCGCGGGAACTCGTCCGATATCCGCCAGTGCTTGTGCAAACTCGAAGAGTCACGCCAACATCCAGGCTGCTATCTCTGGCAGATGCAACTCAATTCGGTGCAGGACCTGAAACCCGAAGCCATCGAGAGCCTACTAGAACCTACCCTTAAGGAAATCCGAGAGAAACGTCCACGGGAACTCTGCCTGACCGGCAAAGCCCCCGTCACAGTTTATGCCCGCGTGGCCTGGGAGGCTGTAGCCGCGGGATGCCAGCACCTTTACTGCCTAACGCCGATCCACGATTGTATTCTGGTTTACAGCACTTCGGACTCGCAATTAGGGGAACGCCTTCCCCTCCCATGGCTAGAGCAATTCGTACCCCAGCCGCAAAAATCCATGATCCTCGGCGTCATCGGGGACCCCAACTCCGGGAAGTCTGTATTTGCCCGTGCTCTTTATGCTTGTCTCCTGAGCCGAGTCATCTCTCAGCAGCGGCGCTTGTGGATTTTGGATTGCGACGGCCAATCACCCACCCCTGCGTGGTATCTCAGCCTGCTCCAGGAGGGACATGTCGAACTCGCCCGGCAATATCGCGACATTCTCAAGGAGCGCCGCCGGTGGACCCCCACCATGGAGGATCACTTTGTCCGCATTCTCCAAGGTCTGCGCCGCTTCTTTGAGTTGGTGATCACGGACCAACCGGGAGGAGACCTCGGAGCGGATCCACCCCAACGGATTCCTCCAGGACGGGAGCGATTCTTCCAGCAGCTCGATGAATTGATCCTCGTAGCTCGCGAAGGGGAAGTCACCTGGAAACTATGGCATGATGAGTTGGCCCGGCACGGCCTGGCCCACCGCTTGCGGGTCATCCTGTATGGCTCCCATCCTGAGGCACCCCCCACGCTGCAACTTACCCGCCAAGGCGATCTGTGGATCGGCACAGTGCAAGGTCTGGAACGCACGCGCACCAAACAGGAACTGGTCCAAGCGTTTCAGCCCGTCCTGGAGCCGCTCTGGGAAGATTGGCGACAGCGATTGCGCTCCTGCGTAGCGGAAGTTTGACTTCGTCCGATCCTGCTGCCAGAAAGCCAACCTTCGAGAGACCCCAGTTCCTCAGACCGTCTTCGCCCACCCTCCCAAGACATCCAGCGGCACTCCTAAGATAACAACATGAGTGCTACCTGGGCGATTGCTACAGAAGAGCTAACGCGTACCTTCACCAAAGTGCGCCGCCGTAATTGGCGGAAACGCCAGGCGGCTGCGGCCAATTCCTCACTTTCCAGTCCCGTCAAGGATGAGGGAACCTTTATCGCATTGCATCGAATCAATCTACAAGTGCGGCACGGGGAATTATTCGGCCTCCTCGGCCCAAACGGTGCGGGAAAGACCACACTGATCAAAATCCTGGCCACTCTGCTCTCCCCAACCTCCGGCCAAGCCTGGGTCAATGGCTGGGATGTGGTCCGCCAGGCCGAAGCGATCCGTCCGCACATCAACATGGTCTCTGGTGGCGAAAGCTCCGGTTACGGTATTCTCACCGTGCGCGAGAATCTCTGGCTCTTCGCCCGCCTCTACGGCGTCCCCAGCCGCCTGGCTTATGAGCGGATCGACCGCATGCTCCAAATCGTCGGCCTGGAAGATAAGGCCCAGACACGCATCAGCCACCTGTCCACCGGACAACGTCAAAAGATGAACTTCTGCCGCGGTTTCATCACTGATCCGAAAATCCTCTTCCTCGATGAACCCACCTTGGGGCTGGATGTGCAAAGTGCCCGCGCGATTCGCACTTTCATCCGGCAGTGGCTGCAAGAGCAACCGGGGCGCACCATCTTACTGACGACCCATTACATGGCAGAAGCCGAGGAACTGTGCGACCGGATCGCCATCATCGATCATGGCCAGTTGCTCGCTTGCGATACGCCCACGGCCCTGAAACGGCAGGTCCAGCAGTATCCGCGTTATCTCATTCATCTGGCCCCTAGCACAGACGGTTGGTCCCGTCTCAGCCAGATTCCGGGCGTCCATAGTTTGCAAATTCGTACCACAACTGCGACCACAGACCTGAAGCTCTCCCTGCTGGAAGATGCTGTCATCGGCTCCGTAGTCCAGACCGTCGTTCAACATGGCGGCCGCATCCTCAGCCTCCAAAAGCTAGAGCCAACCTTGGAGGATGTCTTCTTGGAATTGGTGGGCCGGCAATTGAACGATCAGGAGGAGGAACTGCTAACCGCTCCAGTCCAAACTAGCGATTGAGAACAGGATCGAGCGATGGCAGTTACCCATTCGCAACTGGACGGAACCTGTAGGGATGTGGAAGCCCAACGACGAGGCGGCGTTACCGTCCCCAGCGATTTTTCAGGAACAGATGCTACCGGCATTCGGGTACTTGCGATGAATGGGAAACCCATCCGATTGTTTGTGATGGCGACCTTGGCCCGCACCTATCCGCGGGTAGCCTGGTTGTTCCGCAGCCGTATTTGGTTGATCCAGGAGACGGTTCTGCCCGTCCTGGCCGCCGCAGGTTTCGTTTACGCTTATCGGGCGATGCAGGCGCCCCCCGCGTATGCTGGTGTCGTCGTGCTCGGAGCCGCTCTGACCACCTTCTGGCTCAACGTACTTTGGGGTATGGGCGCACAACTGTATTGGGAACGGGATGCGGGAAATCTGGAGTTGTTCGTACTTTCTCCCGCTCCACTGACCGCAATCCTGACTGGTATGGCTCTCGGCGGAATGATCACGACTCTGGTACGGGCCACGGCGATCACTCTAACCGGCGTCTTGCTCTTTGACATCCCGATTCGTCCCAGCAGTTGGTGGCTTCTGATCAGCTTTTTCCTCCTGACCCTGGCCGCCCTTTACGGGCTGGGTATGCTCTTCGCCTCGCTCTTCCTGCGGTGGGGTCGGGAGGCCTGGCATCTGGTCAGCCTCTTCCAGGAGCCGATCTACCTGCTCAGCGGAACCAACTTCCCCCTCACCATTTTCCCTAAGGCTGTCATCGTTGTAGCCAGCATCGTCCCGTTGACCCTGGGCATGGACGCGTTGCGCCAAGTATTGTTCCACATGCCGGGAGTGCTGCCTTTGTGGGGAGAAGCCGCCGCTTTGATCATCCTGGCTATTGGCTTTTTCGGAGCGGCCCGGCTAAGCCTAAGGCACTTGGAACGGCGAAGCCGCGAAGAGGGGACCCTTACCCTCCGCTGGCAGTAAATCGGCGCGGACCCACACCGGTCGGTTCTTGTTTTTCCTCCGTTCTTGTTCTTCCACTCCTCTTCATCCCGATGAAGCAAAGAGAGAGAAGGAAGGCGGGCCAATAGCTTGCGGTGCCAGTGTACCCTGAAGAATCCATTTCAACGGAGCGAAGCGAGATTCGCCACCCACCCGGTGATGGCCGGATCCACCCACTGGAGCACGAGGGTGTAAGGAAGGATCCCCAACAAAATGGCCAAAACCACGTAGGGAAAAAGCGTTATAGCCTCACGGGGAGAGAGATCAGGGTAGGAGCGTGTCGCATCATTGACACCGGTAAAGACTCGCAGCCAGGTCCAGAGAAGATAACCCGCGGTGAGGATCACGCTCAGTATAGCCGGAATCGCTAATACTGGAGAGAAATGCCACGCCGAGAGTAGTACGAAAAACTCTCCCACGAAACCGCACAAGCCCGGTAGCCCCATACTGGCGAAAAAAAGCACAGCGCTGAAGCCGCAGTAAAGAGGCATTGGTTCCCACAATCCACCAAAACGCCGCAGGTCCCGATGATGGGCACGGTCATAGACCACTCCAACTACGAAAAACAAGGCGGCCGCGGTGATGCCGTGGGAGAGCATTTGAAACACCGCACCATTGACTCCCCATTGCCAGTACTGGGCGGAATTCCCCGACGACCACGCCGCCACACCTAAGACGACAAACCCCATGTGGCTGACGGATGAATACGCCAGCAGTTTTTTGAAATCCGTCTGACCCATGGCGACAAGAGCGCCGTAGAGGATGCCCACTACGCCGATCAACCCCAGGACCACACTCAGTTGCGCCGCTGCCCAAGGGCATAGAGGTATAACCAGGCGCACCAAGCCGTAGCCCCCCAGTTTCAGGAGCACACCGGCCAGGATCATGCTGATGGGTGTCGGCGCTTCCACGTGGGCATCCGGCAGCCAGGAATGCAGGGGCACAATGGGTATCTTGACGGCAAAGCCCAAAAAAAGCAGGGCGAAGACCAGATACTGGAATGGGCGGGTACACACCGGCTGAGCCTTAAGACGGGCAATCGCCGCGGACACATCGACTCCCGGCGCGAACACTTTGACCGGTCCCGTGTTTCCTCCGCCCCAAACGGCCTGTTCCGCGATAGAGTCGCGAGCCGCCAACCTTTCTTCCTCGCCGTTGAGGATCAGCATGACGGCTCGCCCGACCTTCGTCAGCGTGACGATGTCAAAAGTGTGAATCCGCACATGTTTGTCCGCATCTTGCTCGTTCCAATTCCGTTCCTTGGCCAGCTCCCGCACGCGTTGCTGGACTACGGCTTGATCCACGAAATCCCGCACATCCACACTATGGCAGGCGAAAAGGGCCGCCAGGATCGCCACACTGCCGCCGAGAGTATAAACCACAAACTTAAAAGCTGCATAGCGCCGACGGATGCCGCCCCATAAGCCGATCAAAACGAACATCGGGATCAGCATCAATTCGTAGAACACATAAAACAGGAAAAAGTCCAGGGCTAAGAAGGCTCCGATCACCCCGGTTTCCAAAAGCAACACGAGCATGAGGTAGCCCCGCACTCCCTGCTCGATGTTCCAACTCGCCGCCAAGGCTGTCAAAGTAACCAAAGCGGTTAGAACCACTAGCGAAAGGCCAATCCCATCCACTCCCAAAGCGTAGTCGATACTAAAAGCCGCAATCCAGGGTCGGCGCGCGATCCAATCATCGGAAAGCAAGGCTTTGGGAACCGGCTGGGCAGCATCGGAAGCCGCCTGATCGGCGCGAGCATCCAGGCGCGATAAGGCGCTGTAAAGCGGGCGGCCATGCACATCCAGGCGCGAATCCAGCAGCAGATAATACCCCACCACCACACACAAGCTGACGGACAACGTGGCCGCGGCACCAAACAACGCCACCCACCGCATCGCTTCGAGCCATCGCGATGGCAGAAGTGCCAAGAGCAAAGCGGTCCCCGCGGGCAGGAAAATCAACACGGTCAACCAGACCAGATCGGCTTCCAGCATGGTCATCCTCGTCCTGCATAGGGGCACGTGATCAGAACATCATCACGTGGCCCTCATGGATGCTACCTTCCTTCAGCGGTTCCAACCCGCGAGCATTCCCAGAATGAGCACCGACGTCAAGGCCAGCATCCCGATGTACCAGCGTAAGCGGCCGGATTGCCATCGGCGGAGAACTTCACCCCCGGCCGCAGCCAGGTCGCCCACGGCGTTGAGCCAGCCATCTAGAGTTCCCCAGTCGAAGCGGCGGGGCGGTGGCTCTTCCAGCGCCGCAGGAGCAGGGACTGAAACCTCCACTTCCGTCGGGCGTTTGTCCGCTTGGGCAATCACCTGAGCGGCTTGGACCACGGGACGCAACACCGCCGCATCGTAAATCTCGTCGAAATACCATTTGTTCTCCAGAAACCGACCGACCTGACTGTGCACTTGAAACTGTTCCGCGGTCACCGTTGTCCGTCCGAACCACAGATAGGCCAGCCCCGCTCCGCCCAGGGTACAGGCCAGAGCCAAACCCGCCGTCAGCAGGTGATAATGGTGACCCCGTTCTGTCACCTCAACATATTCCTGAACCATCGCCGGTTGAGCCTGTTCCAGCACCCGGCCCAGCCAACTGGCCTCCACTTCCCACACCGGCCAGCCCCAAGCCCCACCTGCACTCAGTACGGCTAGGACAACGAGCGGACCGGTCATCACCCCAGGCGACTCCTGCACCTGCTCATACACCTGCTCGTCTCGAGGCGTGCCCGCAAAGGTCAATAGCCACAAGCGGAACATGTAGTAGGCCGTCAGCACCGTGGTTAGCCACGGCAACAGCCACAGCAACACATGCTGCGGTTGATACAAGCCCCACCCCACCGCCTGGCTCAGAATGCGTTCCTTGCTGTACCATCCACTCAACAATGGTACCCCTGAGATGGCCAGCACCCCCACCAGCATGGTCAAAGCGGTGATAGGCATCTTCCGGCGGAGGCCTCCCATTTGCCGCATATCCTGAACGTGGTGACAGGCGTGGATCACGCTTCCCGCTCCCAGAAATAACAACGCCTTGAAGAAGGCATGGGTCAGCAGATGGAGCAATCCCGCGATCCACCCTCCCAATCCCAACGCCAGAAACATCAGCCCCAGTTGGCTACACGTGGAGTACGCAAGGACTCGCTTGATGTCGGTTTGCACCAAGGCGATGCTGGCCGCCAAAAAAGCGGTGATAGCGCCAATGTAGGCCGTGATCAACAGAACCTCGCTAGCAAAGAGGGGATAGCAACGACCGACCAGATAGACGCCGGCCGCCACCATCGTCGCCGCGTGGATCAAGGCGGAAACGGGCGTAGGGCCTTCCATTGCATCCGGCAACCACGTGTGCAGCGGCCATTGGGCGCTCTTGCCGATACAGCCCAAAAGAATCCCCACACCCATAACCACCCACAACCAGTAGGGCATCACCGCGTAGTCCTGCAAGCTCATCGGTTCTGAAACGCGCACGCGTGCTGGTACGTCAGATCCCCGACCTGACAGCGGATGCAGCAGCACATGGGTCCCCCCCTGGCGGTCCGCGCCCACCTCATAGCTTCTTCTGCGAACTTCACCCGCTGCCCCTATCGGCAAAGCATCGGTCCCTTCAGCCTCCGCGACCACGCGGGCGTATCGCACTCTCCCATCGGAATCAGTCCCCCCTCTCAGGCGTTGGAATATCTCCTCCAGGTTGAGCGTTCCCAATTGGGTCCAGGCGATAGCGATACCGATGAGGAAACCCGCATCCCCCACCCGGTTGATAATGAATGCCTTGTTAGCCGCGTAACTGGCACTCGGCCGCTCTTGATAGAACCCGATGAGCCAAAACGAGCAGACGCCGACCAACTCCCAGCTCACGAAGATTTGGAACAGATTATCCGCAATCAGCAGATGGAGCATGGCGAAGCAAAACAGGGATAAGAACAGATAGAAACGCCCAAAGCGCCCCCGCCGCTCGACAGGTTGATCCCGGTGATATTGGTGCTGGGCTTCGTGATCTTCCACTACCGTTTGGGTTTCTTCCGCCATGTATCCCAGAGCGAAGATGAAAATCGCCAAGGCCACCACCGCGACCATGGCGAAGAGTACCGCCGTCAAAGCATCGATCCGGTATCCCACTTGCAGAACCAGGGCAGGAAGGGTGGCATGATCCACGCCCGTTCCGGCGGTCAGATTGTCCGACAAGGGACCGATCCGGACCCAATCGATCCGTTCTGCCCAACGGACGGGTTCGGCGGAGTCCGTCGCTGACAGAAACTGCACCAGACCCACCAAACTCAGGAAGGCGGTTACTGCCATAGCGGCGACTGACAGAAAGGCCCCCGCCCGGAGAGGAACGTCTCCTCCGAGCATCCAGTACACAGTTTCCGTCCAGCTTCCCGGCGTGCGGAGAGGGCGAATCCAGGCCCGGAGCATCCCGGCTGTCGCCAGCACAAGCACCACCGCCAGCGGTAACAGCGTCGCTACAACATACAATCGTCCGGGTGTCGCTTCCCAACCTGGTATCATGGCTTGTCCACTTTCCTCTGCTATCGCAGCACGAGGCTACTCTCACGTGTTCTGCAGGCTTCCGTTCGGCAAGCTCCTCGCACCTGCGTGGTCCGGGGAGCACGACACGGCCAGTGGCCTCATTCGCACAGCGTGTTCTTCCAGGCGTAACTAGTTGCGCAACTGCTGGGCGGCATCAACATCTACTGTGGCATAAGTGTTGTAGTAGTGCAAAATGATCGCTAATGCCACCGCGGCCTCTGCTGCCGCCAGCACGATCACGAGTAGAGCGAATATTTGACCTTCCAGGCGAAAGGCGGGATTGTAATGAGCCACTGCGATTAGGTTGATATTCGAAGCGTTTAGCACCAATTCAACACCCATCAAAACTCCCAAGGCATTGCGCTTCAACGCCAAACACGCCACACCGCACACGAAAACCCACGCACCCAGTAGCAGTACCATGTGCAAACCAGCATCTCCCATTCTGCCTCCTCCGTGGGTTATGTTATGTCCTTTAGGCCACCTCCACTTGATTCCATCCTCCTTCTGATCAGCTTCGTCGGAGCCGGGCAGCCACCTTCTCCCAAACGATGGCTAATCATCATGGATCAACGTCTTCGGCGGTAAGGTGACTTCCAGCACGGGATCGCAAAAATCAGCACGACAAGAGACTCCACAAGCCGAGACTCCAGGCTCTGATCTCCCGCTGCTACCCACCGTCCGATGGCCCAATGAACCCTCTCACGTCTGCTCAGGAGCAGCACCATGATTCGTGGATGCCCCAGATTCTGCTTCGTTTGACCGGTCCAACTCTGTCGATGCCTGCCTGTGCACCAATTTTTTTCGTGCACGGGCCAGATAGGCGGCACCGATCAAGACCACCAACAGATGGACTGAAACAATCTCGAACGGCAGCAGATACGCTACGGGGGTACGCCCTAACTTTTCGCTATTCTCCGGCAGCCCGGAAAGAGTAGCGCTTGGGGTCGTCTCTTGAACACCGAGCAATCCTAGACCAAGCGGGGCTGTCCCCGGCAGAGGGCCTATGCTGGCTTGAGGCGACGGCAAGCGCCAAAGAGTACAAGCCACCAGAATCAACAACAGGCCCGCTAAAATCCCGCCCACCGCCCATTCCGCCGGTGCTGTCCGCAGTTCCCGGAGCGGACCCTGAGCCGTCAGCATCACTCCGAACACGAGCAATACCAGGGTTCCGCCCACATACACGATCATTTGAGCTGCCCCCAGAAACTCCGCGCCCAATAGGAAGTACAAGAGGGCCACGCCGACCAGGGTAAAAAGCAGCCACACAGCCATACGGACGATGTGGCGGCTCAGAACCACTCCCAGGGCCGAGACAGCCACCACCGCTGCGATCACCACAAACAACACCCCGGAAAGCGTCATCGGCGTCCATCCCCCCTTCCGCGTCGTTCCAGTTGCGGTCTCAATTGCTCGGACTCGTTTCTGTTCATTTGCCAGCGATTGGTTTGTATTCCACGACTTTGAAGGTCATCACGCTGCCAGGGTCATGCCCCTGCAAGGCAAAATGCCCTTTCTTGTATGTGAAGTTCGGGTCTTTCCAATCCACCGTTTTCTTGCCGTTGACAAAGACCTGGATGTGGTTGCCGATCGCGATGACTTCCTGGGTGAAATACTCATCCGGTTTGTGAGGAGCTTTATCCAGTACCAGCACCTCTTTGATCTTGGGAAAGTACAAACTGCCGGTGCGAATGCGATCCGTGTGAG includes these proteins:
- a CDS encoding bifunctional heptose 7-phosphate kinase/heptose 1-phosphate adenyltransferase — encoded protein: MLNDSVIDRILAHLPRCTIGVLGDLFLDRYLDIDSHLNEPSLETGLTAYQVVRIRSYAGAAGTVINNLAALGTGRILPISFIGDDGEGYELRQALARWANVDGRHILITAERRTPTYTKPMLDGRELNRLDIKNRTPTPPLLEEKLCEKLQECWHEADAWLVLDQVSEADCGVVTGRVRELLAQLASQDPTKFVLADSRERIGLFRHVSLKPNERECRRACGAGQETPIEHCVEQLVRSGGRTVFCTQGEAGILLGEEQEGRVRLQRVAAYPVTGPIDPVGAGDSCSAGIVSAVLAGGNRAAAAAFGNLIASITIQQIGVTGTATPQQVRQRWQIVK
- a CDS encoding MFS transporter gives rise to the protein MAPSPSTSECPTPPPSDSSGWFNRTVWGAGLTSFLSDVSYEMASAILPAFLRLLHIPPESVGLLLGWIEGIADLSSNAVKLIMGWYSDRIGHRKPYVVAGYTLTGVAFVLCAVAVSWPLVLAAKVIGWIGKGLRGPLRNAILADAVPPQHVGKAFGFHRAGDTLGAIIGPLLGAALLAYLPPEWFDQPDEPYRLIFLLTLIPGLAAAIAFAVLVREQRFTPRPALRFTASLRSLPKDFRRYLLPVFVFGIGDFSHALLILTAGLLLTPLYGMPSAAVWAGVLYAIRNTAGALTAYPAGWLGDRFGRRRVLVAAYLLAAAVMFGFTLLTLNGWTHPVILILLFTLAGVYIAMEEALEPAITADLVRDRSLRGTAMGVLATVNGLGDFIASAAVGSLFLLGQPYAYATAAILMFLGAVLLIPRTGHVEPPPPSSD
- a CDS encoding AAA family ATPase, producing the protein MVWFIQRDDIIEFQDNPEGFWAPQVMSQHPLRLEAMRGRPISIRGKGAVWMYAHAGAMAQAAGAASIHLKELIRGNSSDIRQCLCKLEESRQHPGCYLWQMQLNSVQDLKPEAIESLLEPTLKEIREKRPRELCLTGKAPVTVYARVAWEAVAAGCQHLYCLTPIHDCILVYSTSDSQLGERLPLPWLEQFVPQPQKSMILGVIGDPNSGKSVFARALYACLLSRVISQQRRLWILDCDGQSPTPAWYLSLLQEGHVELARQYRDILKERRRWTPTMEDHFVRILQGLRRFFELVITDQPGGDLGADPPQRIPPGRERFFQQLDELILVAREGEVTWKLWHDELARHGLAHRLRVILYGSHPEAPPTLQLTRQGDLWIGTVQGLERTRTKQELVQAFQPVLEPLWEDWRQRLRSCVAEV
- a CDS encoding ABC transporter ATP-binding protein; its protein translation is MSATWAIATEELTRTFTKVRRRNWRKRQAAAANSSLSSPVKDEGTFIALHRINLQVRHGELFGLLGPNGAGKTTLIKILATLLSPTSGQAWVNGWDVVRQAEAIRPHINMVSGGESSGYGILTVRENLWLFARLYGVPSRLAYERIDRMLQIVGLEDKAQTRISHLSTGQRQKMNFCRGFITDPKILFLDEPTLGLDVQSARAIRTFIRQWLQEQPGRTILLTTHYMAEAEELCDRIAIIDHGQLLACDTPTALKRQVQQYPRYLIHLAPSTDGWSRLSQIPGVHSLQIRTTTATTDLKLSLLEDAVIGSVVQTVVQHGGRILSLQKLEPTLEDVFLELVGRQLNDQEEELLTAPVQTSD
- a CDS encoding ABC transporter permease gives rise to the protein MAVTHSQLDGTCRDVEAQRRGGVTVPSDFSGTDATGIRVLAMNGKPIRLFVMATLARTYPRVAWLFRSRIWLIQETVLPVLAAAGFVYAYRAMQAPPAYAGVVVLGAALTTFWLNVLWGMGAQLYWERDAGNLELFVLSPAPLTAILTGMALGGMITTLVRATAITLTGVLLFDIPIRPSSWWLLISFFLLTLAALYGLGMLFASLFLRWGREAWHLVSLFQEPIYLLSGTNFPLTIFPKAVIVVASIVPLTLGMDALRQVLFHMPGVLPLWGEAAALIILAIGFFGAARLSLRHLERRSREEGTLTLRWQ
- a CDS encoding complex I subunit 4 family protein, with product MLEADLVWLTVLIFLPAGTALLLALLPSRWLEAMRWVALFGAAATLSVSLCVVVGYYLLLDSRLDVHGRPLYSALSRLDARADQAASDAAQPVPKALLSDDWIARRPWIAAFSIDYALGVDGIGLSLVVLTALVTLTALAASWNIEQGVRGYLMLVLLLETGVIGAFLALDFFLFYVFYELMLIPMFVLIGLWGGIRRRYAAFKFVVYTLGGSVAILAALFACHSVDVRDFVDQAVVQQRVRELAKERNWNEQDADKHVRIHTFDIVTLTKVGRAVMLILNGEEERLAARDSIAEQAVWGGGNTGPVKVFAPGVDVSAAIARLKAQPVCTRPFQYLVFALLFLGFAVKIPIVPLHSWLPDAHVEAPTPISMILAGVLLKLGGYGLVRLVIPLCPWAAAQLSVVLGLIGVVGILYGALVAMGQTDFKKLLAYSSVSHMGFVVLGVAAWSSGNSAQYWQWGVNGAVFQMLSHGITAAALFFVVGVVYDRAHHRDLRRFGGLWEPMPLYCGFSAVLFFASMGLPGLCGFVGEFFVLLSAWHFSPVLAIPAILSVILTAGYLLWTWLRVFTGVNDATRSYPDLSPREAITLFPYVVLAILLGILPYTLVLQWVDPAITGWVANLASLR
- a CDS encoding NADH-quinone oxidoreductase subunit L, which codes for MIPGWEATPGRLYVVATLLPLAVVLVLATAGMLRAWIRPLRTPGSWTETVYWMLGGDVPLRAGAFLSVAAMAVTAFLSLVGLVQFLSATDSAEPVRWAERIDWVRIGPLSDNLTAGTGVDHATLPALVLQVGYRIDALTAVLFAMVAVVALAIFIFALGYMAEETQTVVEDHEAQHQYHRDQPVERRGRFGRFYLFLSLFCFAMLHLLIADNLFQIFVSWELVGVCSFWLIGFYQERPSASYAANKAFIINRVGDAGFLIGIAIAWTQLGTLNLEEIFQRLRGGTDSDGRVRYARVVAEAEGTDALPIGAAGEVRRRSYEVGADRQGGTHVLLHPLSGRGSDVPARVRVSEPMSLQDYAVMPYWLWVVMGVGILLGCIGKSAQWPLHTWLPDAMEGPTPVSALIHAATMVAAGVYLVGRCYPLFASEVLLITAYIGAITAFLAASIALVQTDIKRVLAYSTCSQLGLMFLALGLGGWIAGLLHLLTHAFFKALLFLGAGSVIHACHHVQDMRQMGGLRRKMPITALTMLVGVLAISGVPLLSGWYSKERILSQAVGWGLYQPQHVLLWLLPWLTTVLTAYYMFRLWLLTFAGTPRDEQVYEQVQESPGVMTGPLVVLAVLSAGGAWGWPVWEVEASWLGRVLEQAQPAMVQEYVEVTERGHHYHLLTAGLALACTLGGAGLAYLWFGRTTVTAEQFQVHSQVGRFLENKWYFDEIYDAAVLRPVVQAAQVIAQADKRPTEVEVSVPAPAALEEPPPRRFDWGTLDGWLNAVGDLAAAGGEVLRRWQSGRLRWYIGMLALTSVLILGMLAGWNR
- the nuoK gene encoding NADH-quinone oxidoreductase subunit NuoK, which gives rise to MVLLLGAWVFVCGVACLALKRNALGVLMGVELVLNASNINLIAVAHYNPAFRLEGQIFALLVIVLAAAEAAVALAIILHYYNTYATVDVDAAQQLRN